A DNA window from Siniperca chuatsi isolate FFG_IHB_CAS linkage group LG6, ASM2008510v1, whole genome shotgun sequence contains the following coding sequences:
- the LOC122877992 gene encoding complement factor H-related protein 3-like, which translates to MRFSLLICLFVLWLNMDISLSQNEPAGCGSPPPLTDGDLKYTMKSQYSHNERVEYVCQKYYTMEGEPYRTCINGEWIRQLRCLKPCTVNEDHMRQHNIAFKYKDYKKLYSSHNDVIEFKCTKGRSVDTMRQRCNDGVILLPLCQ; encoded by the exons ATGAGATTCTCTCTACTTATTTGCCTTTTTGTCCTGTGGCTGAACATGGACATTTCGTTATCGCAGAATG AGCCTGCAGGCTGTGGGAGTCCACCACCTCTTACAGATGGAGACCTCAAGTACACCATGAAAAGTCAGTACAGCCACAATGAAAGGGTTGAATACGTGTGTCAGAAGTACTACACCATGGAGGGAGAGCCTTACAGAACCTGCATCAATGGTGAATGGATCAGACAGCTGAGATGCCTCA AACCCTGCACTGTGAATGAAGACCACATGAGGCAACATAATATTGCATTCAAATATAAGGATTACAAAAAGCTGTATTCAAGCCATAATGATGTAATCGAGTTTAAGTGTACCAAAGGAAGATCTGTTGATACAATGCGTCAGAGGTGTAATGATGGTGTGATACTCCTGCCCTTGTGCCAATAA